From Pantoea sp. Ep11b, the proteins below share one genomic window:
- a CDS encoding glutathione S-transferase family protein yields MLTILGRASSINVRKLLWLCDELDLDYEREEWGDGFRSTHLPEFMALNPNAMVPVLKDDDFVMWESNAILRYLANAYGGEWLYSLHPQTRAPVDQWMDWQSTELNTSWRYAFMSLVRNSPAHQDPRLLAAACKGWAHTMNILNQQLEKTGRYVAGRNFTLADIPIGLAVNRWFETPLDHPDYPAVRTYYERLTERRGYTVWGRNGTP; encoded by the coding sequence ATGCTAACGATCCTGGGACGCGCCTCCTCAATCAACGTGCGCAAACTGTTATGGCTGTGTGACGAGCTGGATCTGGATTATGAGCGCGAAGAGTGGGGCGATGGTTTCCGCTCCACGCACCTGCCGGAATTCATGGCGCTGAATCCGAATGCGATGGTGCCGGTCCTGAAGGATGATGATTTCGTGATGTGGGAGTCCAATGCCATCCTGCGCTATCTGGCGAATGCCTATGGCGGCGAGTGGCTCTATTCTCTTCATCCGCAGACTCGCGCGCCTGTTGATCAGTGGATGGACTGGCAATCCACCGAACTCAACACCTCCTGGCGCTACGCCTTTATGTCGCTGGTGCGAAACTCTCCGGCTCATCAGGACCCGCGTCTGCTGGCCGCCGCCTGCAAAGGCTGGGCGCATACCATGAACATTCTCAACCAGCAGCTGGAAAAAACCGGGCGCTATGTGGCCGGACGAAATTTCACTCTGGCGGATATTCCCATCGGCCTGGCGGTCAACCGCTGGTTTGAGACCCCGCTCGACCACCCCGACTATCCGGCGGTGCGCACCTATTATGAACGTCTGACTGAACGCCGCGGCTATACCGTCTGGGGGCGCAACGGCACGCCCTGA